The following proteins are co-located in the Vanessa tameamea isolate UH-Manoa-2023 chromosome W, ilVanTame1 primary haplotype, whole genome shotgun sequence genome:
- the LOC135194601 gene encoding uncharacterized protein LOC135194601 — MSESSESVKSAESQRSGHVTVRRARKTRMPMDVGAQDGSSPKCNLKVPPFSPEDPELWFALLEGIFESFNIVDDRSKFSTVITSLDIPYAKSVKDIIINPPAKNRYGKIKMELIRRLSASHEKKVKQLLTHEELGDRKPSQFLRHLQDLAGPSVPDDFVKSIWSNRLPPNIQTVLASQPTHWSSWQT; from the coding sequence ATGAGCGAGAGCAGTGAGTCCGTCAAAAGTGCCGAGTCACAAAGGAGCGGCCATGTTACCGTACGTCGTGCACGTAAGACACGTATGCCCATGGATGTCGGCGCGCAAGATGGTTCCTCACCTAAATGCAATCTTAAGGTGCCTCCCTTCTCACCGGAAGATCCAGAACTTTGGTTCGCTCTGCTGGAAGGCATATTCGAGAGCTTTAATATCGTGGACGACCGATCTAAGTTTTCTACAGTCATAACGAGCTTAGACATACCTTATGCAAAAAGCGTAAAGGATATCATAATAAACCCCCCGGCGAAGAACCGTTACGGCAAAATAAAGATGGAGCTGATTAGAAGATTGTCCGCTTCTCAtgagaaaaaagtaaaacaattacTTACTCATGAAGAACTCGGAGACAGGAAGCCGTCTCAATTTTTGAGGCATTTACAAGACCTGGCCGGCCCATCTGTTCCGGATGATTTTGTGAAGTCCATATGGAGCAACCGCTTACCACCCAATATCCAAACTGTGTTGGCTTCGCAACCAACGCACTGGAGCAGCTGGCAGACTTAG